One Takifugu rubripes chromosome 2, fTakRub1.2, whole genome shotgun sequence genomic region harbors:
- the pabpc4 gene encoding polyadenylate-binding protein 4 isoform X1: MNTAAGNYPMASLYVGDLHPDITEAMLYEKFSPAGPVLSIRVCRDMITRRSLGYAYVNFSQPADAERALDTMNFDVVKGKPIRIMWSQRDPSLRKSGVGNVFIKNLDKSIDNKALYDTFSAFGNILSCKVVCDENGSKGYAFVHFETQDAADRAIEKMNGMLLNDRKVFVGRFKSRKEREAELGAKAKEFTNVYIKNFGDDMDDERLKELFDKYGKTLSVKVMMDPTGKSRGFGFVSYEKHEDANKAVEDMNGTELNGKTVFVGRAQKKNERQAELKRKFEMLKQERISRYQGVNLYIKNLDDTIDDEKLRKEFSPFGSITSAKVMLEEGRSKGFGFVCFSSPEEATKAVTEMNGRIVGSKPLYVALAQRKEERKAHLTNQYMQRIAGMRAMPANTIINQFQPTSGYFMPAVPQAQNRTTYYAPNQLAQMRPNPRWQQQGGRGQGGFQGMPNTLRQPGPRGNMRQMTPNSSSQGPRGVFSNISFKSFNLTVRRLKMYILLHPGSAQTMAPRPSMGVPGPRNVTPYKYATGVRNPNPQVVQPIALQQAQPAVHVQGQEPLTPSMLAAAPPQEQKQMLGERLFPLIQAMHANLAGKITGMLLEIDNSELLHMLESHESLRSKVEEAVAVLQAHQAKKDATQKAGNMAPAAATATS, encoded by the exons CTGAGAGAGCCTTGGACACCATGAACTTTGACGTGGTCAAAGGGAAGCCGATCCGGATCATGTGGTCCCAGAGAGACCCCTCCCTCAGAAAGTCCGGAGTGGGCAACGTGTTCATCAAGAACCTCGACAAGTCCATCGACAATAAAGCGCTGTACGACACTTTCTCTGCATTCGGCAACATCCTCTCCTGCAAG GTGGTGTGTGATGAAAATGGATCTAAAGGCTACGCTTTTGTCCACTTTGAGACTCAGGACGCCGCCGACCGTGCCATCGAGAAAATGAACGGAATGCTTCTCAATGACCGCAAGGT GTTCGTGGGTCGTTTCAAATCTCGCAAAGAACGGGAGGCCGAGCTCGGCGCCAAAGCCAAGGAATTCACCAACGTCTACATCAAGAACTTCGGAGATGACATGGATGACGAGCGGCTGAAGGAGCTCTTCGATAAATACG GGAAGACGCTCAGTGTGAAGGTCATGATGGACCCAACTGGCAAATCCAGAGGCTTCGGATTCGTTAGTTATGAGAAACACGAGGATGCTAACAAG GCCGTAGAGGACATGAACGGCACAGAGCTCAATGGCAAGACCGTGTTTGTCGGTCGGGCGCAGAAGAAGAATGAGCGGCAGGCGGAGCTGAAGAGGAAGTTTGAGATGCTCAAACAAGAAAGGATTAGCCGTTATCAG GGCGTTAATCTGTACATCAAGAACTTGGACGACACCATAGATGATGAGAAACTCCGTAAAGAATTCTCTCCGTTTGGGTCGATTACAAGTGCCAAG GTCATGCTGGAGGAGGGACGCTCTAAGGGCTTCGGGTTcgtctgcttctcctctcccGAGGAGGCCACCAAAGCCGTGACTGAGATGAACGGTCGTATCGTTGGCTCCAAGCCCCTCTACGTAGCCCTCGCTCAGAGGAAAGAGGAGCGCAAAGCCCACCTCACCAACCAGTACATGCAGCGTATCGCTGGCATGAGAGCCATGCCAGCCAATACCATCATCAACCAGTTCCAGCCCACCAGCGGCTATTTCATGCCAGCGGTCCCACAG GCCCAGAATCGGACCACGTACTATGCACCAAATCAGCTTGCCCAGATGCGTCCTAACCCCCGATGGCAGCAACAAGGTGGTAGAGGTCAAG GGGGTTTCCAAGGGATGCCCAATACACTGCGGCAGCCGGGACCCCGCGGCAACATGAGACAGATGACTCCTAACAGCAGCTCCCAGGGTCCCCGGGGTGTGTTCTCCAACATTTCCTTCAAATCCTTCAATCTTACTGTCAGAAGGCTCAAAATGTACATTCTGCTCCATCCAGGCTCAGCTCAAACTATGGCTCCTCGCCCCTCAATGGGGGTCCCCGGCCCCCGCAATGTGACACCTTACAAATATGCCACTGGCGTGCGTAACCCCAACCCTCAGGTGGTGCAGCCTATCGCCCTCCAGCAA GCTCAGCCAGCTGTGCACGTTCAGGGACAGGAGCCTCTCACACCCTCCATgctggctgctgccccccctcaggagcagaaacagatgCTAG GTGAGCGTCTTTTCCCTCTCATTCAGGCCATGCATGCTAACCTGGCAGGAAAGATCACCGGCATGCTGCTGGAGATCGACAACTCGGAACTGCTACACATGTTGGAGTCTCACGAATCTCTACGATCAAAG GTGGAAGAAGCGGTTGCTGTGCTTCAAGCCCATCAGGCAAAGAAAGATGCCACTCAGAAAGCAGGTAACATGGCACCTGCAGCTGCTACTGCCACATCCTGA